cttctcgTGCTGGGGCATGAACTCGCCAATCTCGTCTCGCATCTTGATAACTCGTTGTATACCCAAGTCCAGCAACGCAATTTCGTCTTGTACGGGCTTAGCGAGGTCATCGAAGCGGGTACGGGGACGGATGCTGTCGTAGTTGATTTGAACGGCTGAGACTTGGGTTGTGGATTGGCCTAGTGTGTTGttctgctgaggctgtgTTTGGCCACTGCTGAAAATTAGTGACTGTCATGACAAGGAGCTCCAAGTAACTCACAACAGACTGGTACCTGTAGCGGGCTTCGCTTGAGATTGGCCGAAAAGCCCTCCTGTGTTGCTTTGTGTATTTGTTGCTGTGGATTGGCCGAACAGACCTGTGCCTGtttgttgaggctgctgagttTGATTTTGGGTAGATTGGCCGAAGAGGCTGGTTCCAGTTGTTGTAGGTTGCGCAGTGGTTCCTAAATTTCCCCAGTGAGCTCCTGGTATTTGCGGCGTCTAATCAAACAGAGCAGTTCCAATCTGCTACTGACCTTGTTGttgggtgttgttggtggcagTGTTGCCAAAGAGCCCAGTGCCTGTGCCCTGCGTCTGTTGAGTGTTTGTTGCGCCGGCAGCGCCAAAGAGACCACCGCCAGCTGCGGGCGTAGTTGTCGTCGCTGTCGTCGACTGTCCAAATAGACCGCCTGTTGCAGGCTTTTGCGCAGCGTTGCCAAAGAGAGACATGGTTCCAGTTGCGCCTGGCGCTGTTGTTGTGTTGGCGGTGGGCGTAGAGGTGGTAGAAGAACCGAAGAGACTACCAGCAGCGGAGGGCTTAGAAGTGGCGGTTCCGCTATAGAATTGATTGAGTGCGCCGGTTAGCAAGAAGAGGCCGACGAGGTTGTAGAAGAGAGGAATGTAACGAGCTGAGTTAGGATGGGTAGTGCTGAGTTAGGTGGATATGATGGATGGTGAATGATTGTTTTGTTAGAGGGTGGAGCTTACAAGGCGTTAGCAGCACCAGTGTTGATGCTTAAACCACCTGCTGGGCCGCTTGCTGAACGGATCAATGACATACTAAGGGGGAAAAAAAAGCCCTTTGATTGAATGCGACAGTGGCTACAAAGTTAATTTCACGCGATCTGCCCGTGTTTTGACGCCGCGACACGACAAAAAAgtctccaagcttcttggagaatACAGCGCTTGGACCATTTTGGCATCCGGTGAGGCTCGGTGAGGCTCCCTGGAGCTACGGTGAGTCGACTCCCGGAGAAATGCGGCGCCGAGCGACCAATAGCTGCTTTATTGTgagagcttgagcttgacgTCTTTGTACTTACATATCAACTCTCGATATTGACCAATTCTAGTCGCAACTACTTAATTTTACACTTGCCAACCTCTTATTTCCAGAATCGCAAAGATGGAtatcgacgacgatgatgattttTATGTGCCAGATGAGCCAAAGACCGAGACCGCAGCTCCAGAGGATAAGAAGCCAAAAGCAGATGATTTagaagaaggtgaagaagaggacgagggtgCTGCtatggatgaggatgatgactctgatgaggatgactcgGTATGCGATCTGTGCGACCCGTCTAATACACTGCAACTGACAAAAGTTTCTTAggacatcgacatcatcacaGAGCGCAAAGATGGCACAaaaccagcaccaccacAGTACGCTATACCTTCAGACGCCGGTTTTCGACGTTACTAACCAACTTTTCCAAATTCAGACAGTCCAAATATAGTGACATTCGGAACATCCCCCAAAGAACAGCTTCAAGCGATGTGCCAACACAACCTGCGCCAGCACGGAAGGACTCCGAATCACGACCATCGGTTAACGTTGCTGCGCCAAGCGCCGATAAGACATCTGCTGCAGCATCTAAATCAACAATTGACGTGAACGTAAACCCGATTCACCCTGGGACGGGAAAGCCTATCACCCAGGTCAATATTGACGAAGGTTATTAACACGGCCAATTGTTGTCGCGCAAATGCTAACGTGAGCAATTCAAGACCTCCCAGACAGCGACAAGCCATGGCGGAAACCCGGCACCGATATCAGCGACTACTTCAACTACGGCTTCGATGAGTTTACATGGGCGCTTTACGCTTCCAAGCAAGAGACCGTTCGGGGAGAATTCGGAGCCGATGTCTTTGcccaaaacaacaagaagatgatggaagacttcaacatgatgatgatggggggCATGGGTATGCCAGGAGCCGGCAACGCGGGTGCTCAGCAAGGGGGAATGCCTGGTGGAATGGACGGTATGCCTCCTGAAATGCAAGCCATgatgcagcagatgatggCATCAGGTATGGACCCGAGCCAAATGGATCCCAGTCAGATGAACGCCATGTTCTCTGGTATGCAAAATGCTGGAGGAGCGGGTGCACAAGGAGCACAGGGTGGCCAAGGGGGTAACTTTGGCGGTGGTTTCGGTGGCAATCAAGGTGGTTTTGGGTATGATCAAAATATGTctggaggcggaggcggaggcggcggcCGGGGAGGATTTGGGGGTCGCGGACGTCGTGGGAGATGGTAATCGCCTCTCTCCGAAGCCGCCCCTTTCTGAATTTCCACAGACCAAAACTAATGGGCTTTGTCAATTTGTTAATGGGAGAACCTGGCGTTGGGGCATTTTGCCGATAGGCATGGGACCTTGATAGATTGGCTCTCTTCACGAGCCACCCAGAAGGACGAGTTATCACTGAGTGTAGGCTTGAATACACGTCTTGGACTTGTCTCTGTACCTGCAGATTATACCCAAAAAAACTAGAAAGAAACTAGCTAAGCCTCACTTCAACGATCTTTGCTGGCTCTGTCTTTCCATCCACAGGCACTGCATTTGCTCCAGAAGTCGAAATGTACAGAACTCCCTCGTCCTCACCAAACACGCATGCTGTTGAGCCTGCAACATCAAAGGCCTTTGCTTCGCCCGCCACCACCACAGCCTTTCCGCCAGTAGCGGGGATTCGTACTACCGTGTTGGATATGTTGGTGCACACGTACATGGTTCCATCGCAAGCTAGAGCGAAATCATCCGCGACAAGTCCCGGGGCAAGCGTTTCAATGGGACCTTCAGCCTGGACTTGTTGCGTAACGGGTACACGGTATACACAGAAACGGCTTGTCGTTGTGTAATATACGTAAGTTTGCTCTGCGAAACGATGGACTTTGATACCATTAAGGCCAACTTGAAAAGGGGCATCAGCTGGGATTGTAAATGTGTCGTCTTCCAGGGTAACATTGTATGATCCTGTGGCAACACTGAGCTTGTATACTTTGCCATAGAGGCAATCTGTGATGAGTGCAGTGTTTTCATCCCATGTAGCTATGCCGTTGATCATGCCAATCTCAGGCATATCGGCTATCTTAGTCACCTTTGCCTGTTCGCCAGCGAGATCCGCGACCCAGATACTCCATGATCCTGGCTTGGACTTGGCACCTCCGAGCATGTCAAATGAGCCTGCAGCGACTGCAAAGACATCAGGTTTGAGACAGCAGATGCCCGTGAGTACCGGGTTCGGGATGTCATCTGGGAGGAGGACGCGTAGGATCTTGGAGCCAGTTGATTTCTCAGGATCAATCTCCCAGACCTCGGGGACATCAAGTCGAGTTGCCAAGATAGTTCCCCTTGGTCTGAGACTGATGTTTTCAAACCACGTTGGCTGGGAGTTGAGTTGGAAAATAGTTCGAGCATTGGACATATTTTCAGTTTTATGTCGTGAACAGCTTCTCGAAGTTCTAGCTCGTTCAGTCTGTCGTGCCTTTAAATATTGAGTTGCTGCATGTTACAATTGCCTTT
This genomic stretch from Fusarium fujikuroi IMI 58289 draft genome, chromosome FFUJ_chr09 harbors:
- a CDS encoding related to component of pre-mRNA polyadenylation factor PF I, translating into MDIDDDDDFYVPDEPKTETAAPEDKKPKADDLEEGEEEDEGAAMDEDDDSDEDDSDIDIITERKDGTKPAPPQQSKYSDIRNIPQRTASSDVPTQPAPARKDSESRPSVNVAAPSADKTSAAASKSTIDVNVNPIHPGTGKPITQVNIDEDLPDSDKPWRKPGTDISDYFNYGFDEFTWALYASKQETVRGEFGADVFAQNNKKMMEDFNMMMMGGMGMPGAGNAGAQQGGMPGGMDGMPPEMQAMMQQMMASGMDPSQMDPSQMNAMFSGMQNAGGAGAQGAQGGQGGNFGGGFGGNQGGFGYDQNMSGGGGGGGGRGGFGGRGRRGRW